From one Silurus meridionalis isolate SWU-2019-XX chromosome 23, ASM1480568v1, whole genome shotgun sequence genomic stretch:
- the si:dkey-177p2.6 gene encoding LOW QUALITY PROTEIN: cell division cycle-associated protein 4 (The sequence of the model RefSeq protein was modified relative to this genomic sequence to represent the inferred CDS: inserted 1 base in 1 codon), whose translation MGQREILLLNASMKGKNTAGCRLDSVLKKEVQPGPPDALYSARYGLGRGVKRKLNNGEEPSLDLPYPQQRQLVLDLCLDKLQSCQSRADPSLHRSVLLANTLRQIQQEMKLEGGDAPPPPSSSQFPPLTPRHVSELPPVSLDPSPSLPSGPVSTPSPALSDEVYSKTPDSLFGTFEITNSTSYLRDLALDDIFEDIDTSMYDXSEIPAFCAPKDDGLKNPSNLQLCLADLSDLDHIMDILVHP comes from the exons ATGGGACAAAGGGAGATTTTACTCCTGAATGCCTCCATGAAAGGGAAGAACACCGCGGGGTGTCGATTAGATTCTGTGCTGAAGAAGGAAGTTCAGCCCGGACCACCAGATGCCCTTTACTCAGCCAG GTACGGTCTGGGCCGCGGGGTGAAGCGTAAGCTAAACAATGGAGAGGAGCCCTCGCTGGACCTCCCGTACCCCCAGCAGAGGCAGCTGGTGCTGGACCTGTGCCTGGACAAACTGCAGAGCTGCCAGAGCCGTGCTGACCCCAGCCTTCACCGCTCGGTGCTGCTGGCCAACACCCTGCGCCAAATCCAGCAGGAGATGAAGCTGGAAGGCGGAGACgctccaccacctccatcatCTTCCCAGTTTCCTCCCCTGACCCCACGCCACGTCTCCGAACTCCCGCCTGTATCTCTCGACCCTTCACCGTCTCTCCCCTCTGGACCCGTGTCCACACCATCCCCGGCGCTCTCGGACGAGGTCTACTCGAAGACGCCCGATTCCCTCTTCGGCACTTTCGAAATCACCAACTCTACCAGCTACCTGAGGGACCTGGCGCTCGACGACATCTTCGAGGACATCGACACGTCCATGTACG CGTCGGAAATCCCGGCGTTTTGCGCGCCTAAAGACGACGGGCTGAAGAACCCGTCAAACCTGCAGCTCTGCCTGGCCGACCTCAGCGACCTCGACCACATCATGGACATCCTGGTGCACCCCTGA